A genomic segment from Conger conger chromosome 2, fConCon1.1, whole genome shotgun sequence encodes:
- the LOC133121736 gene encoding GRB2-related adaptor protein 2-like, whose protein sequence is MEATGKFDFTATAEDELSFRKGDVLKILGTNDDWFKAELHGHEGFVPRNYINVRFPSWYQENASRNLAEESLKSRELGAFLIRGSQSSPGDFSISVRHESDVQHFKVMKDGKGLYYLWPEERFGSLNKLVEYYKGNSVSKQRQIFLSDGEPQPGQVEKQTSPAPVPLRPAEAGAHAQRPVTQVRALYDFSAEEADELAFNAGDVIEVLDRSDPSWWNGRLRGRTGLFPCNYITPL, encoded by the exons ATGGAAGCCACCGGAAAGTTTGACTTCACGGCCACGGCGGAGGACGAGCTCAGCTTCCGCAAGGGAGACGTCCTTAAG attTTGGGGACCAATGATGACTGGTTCAAGGCAGAGCTGCATGGACACGAGGGTTTTGTCCCTAGGAACTACATCAATGTGCGATTCCCCAG CTGGTACCAGGAGAACGCCAGCAGGAACTTGGCGGAGGAGAGCCTGAAGTCACGGGAGCTGGGCGCCTTCCTGATCCGCGGGAGCCAGAGCTCGCCCGGAGACTTCTCCATCTCCGTCCG GCACGAGTCGGACGTGCAGCACTTTAAGGTGATGAAGGACGGGAAGGGGCTGTACTACCTGTGGCCGGAGGAGCGCTTCGGCTCCCTGAACAAGCTGGTGGAGTACTACAAAGGCAACTCGGTGTCCAAGCAGAGGCAGATCTTCCTCAGCGACGGAGAGCCGCAGCCAGGCCAG GTGGAGAAGCAGACCAGCCCCGCGCCCGTTCCCCTTCGGCCGGCCGAGGCGGGGGCACACGCACAG agGCCGGTCACGCAGGTTCGAGCGCTGTATGACTTCAGCGCTGAGGAGGCGGACGAGCTGGCCTTCAACGCGGGGGATGTGATCGAGGTTCTGGACCGTTCGGACCCGTCCTGGTGGAACGGCCGGCTGAGGGGCAGAACCGGCCTGTTCCCTTGCAACTACATCACTCCTCTCTGA